Proteins from a single region of Octopus bimaculoides isolate UCB-OBI-ISO-001 chromosome 11, ASM119413v2, whole genome shotgun sequence:
- the LOC106877499 gene encoding protein FAM200A-like, whose protein sequence is METVVKIVSFIVSRSSLTHRQLKSFLQELDSEYADLPLHSNVCWVNRGNVLNKFVSCLEEIKIFFEEKHFPELNNEDWLFKLMFLSKLMFISKHLNDLNLHLQGRDQTVLDLFEHLKGFLFILDIFWRDIHSNTYKYFPNVKAYSNRFNVNKNELQKYIATLKEEFSKRGKNFEIYAPIHFFLIKPNLTDLKTNPFLSLFEWMHVDSLEMEMIELTTSELW, encoded by the coding sequence ATGGAGACTGTTGTTAAAATAGTTAGCTTCATAGTTTCTCGCTCTTCACTGACTCACAGACAATTGAAGTCCTTTCTGCAAGAATTAGACAGCGAATATGCAGACCTCCCACTACACAGTAATGTCTGTTGGGTTAATCGGGGTAATGTTTTGAACAAATTTGTATCATGCTtagaagaaatcaaaatattttttgaagagAAACATTTCCCAGAATTGAACAATGAAGACTGGTTATTTAAATTGATGTTTCTAAGCAAATTGATGTTTATAAGCAAACACTTGAAtgatttaaatttgcatttacaaGGAAGGGATCAAACAGTACTTGATCTTTTTGAACACTTGAAaggatttttgtttatattagatATCTTTTGGCGTGATATACATAGCAACACTTATAAATACTTTCCAAATGTAAAAGCTTATTCAAATCGatttaatgttaataaaaatgaacttcaaaaatatattgcaaCGTTGAAAGAAGAATTTTCCAAGCGAGGTAAAAATTTCGAAATTTACGCTCCTATACATTTCTTTCTCATCAAACCCAACTTGACTGATTTGAAAACGAACCCATTTCTATCACTTTTTGAGTGGATGCACGTCGATAGTCTTGAAATGGAAATGATTGAATTAACAACTTCAGAATTATGGTAA